The following are encoded in a window of Acropora muricata isolate sample 2 chromosome 6, ASM3666990v1, whole genome shotgun sequence genomic DNA:
- the LOC136920411 gene encoding uncharacterized protein isoform X2, with protein sequence MERKIELNGPIQKRKLFQKLLRSIGSNIKKTTMFQQLTPQLVYLLCLLFGFGKAYQEVGVSSYLQENADHMPDTGMTLVKGWTVSSSRQGMFLSAGAGENAFHDTFKIPKPGIYFVALNLMITNASDSNASLVINRDFETTSGIDGIFGNTTVNGSLSLSGFLRLYQNDFLALYLRGSGGTLLRDSTFSILYMSRIGSVPGFHALLSRDQIIQNRAKTRIENWRASGNKGLFVQRSGTSPSVGMFCAIVEGIHKFTSNINIHSNSISTRCALSFELNSNVTLLRKFSSGGWKYSIGVSGVFYLYRGDCVELQIELISGGDLILKSGSSFSGLFLGIKSDVDTQFSVTLPRGNIPVGWSRLENSTMISSIRNFKSENANSTLNNNVFTCDSEGLFLVTALVNVNSTFSLQENSFRLLVSVGGYVHDSNSGQLIAWMKSSGADSLIVSGVVQLGKGVTVSVYTNCDDCDGVIIDGLFSVVMILPDWPGVSASLRDTVNLELTGWTKLTRWKTSGVPGSFSFDNAFSPSDGVYRTSVDGTYFLSCNAIYTGQGKGNLSLIIAIDDNLDEGNGLFSLNESPNGDVTLNVAGSIKLRKNQSVSVFVATTEPKSWNISSDTGFSVALVGSECLYVPGLFAVKSDEGLSPGSFNGVIGGWRTIHAQVDSVLKGNRDGAQWNSTSGRFKANEDGFYLVAANVLIRHSGSSKITMNVLLDDGHSQQTALTTFHPQDFRNGRYVNTLTTAGITRLKAEQSISISITGDLSLEVLPNSSFSVVLVSRWDSDYAAGFVSHTISPETAEGRVYVWSTTVSKRLQKDAFADVDIEDSGLYFLQSVVAVQVNSKYTVFSQLKIDDKDVSRGFKSLTRAVATRTPFFLSAFGVLYLRKGQSVILFTGYKEPGFSFINKPGSWFSMARLLAPAEEPGLFQAHKDVQRSSLHHGEPVIGYSSTAGDQLAYVHGNVFNSNTTSQRYGDFTTTLTGTYLVSLIFAISGSVPGNFTACIGPRRCAECYLQVSGALSRYHNTYGFVGLADLTVHELISVCFKSKHTLFTLMSAKRSVHYLSELNLNKTFQLKHRSVAFPSSGWHELTEWKTNSGQLLQRVHVVVGGLYVLCANLEMKAAVPGLVGVKFEAIGLSNIELMLTLASVKADSTESLSVSVVSRLNTSDVIAVSQYSSSGLLDIGDNATFFAALLTNENDNACLLLRSRKSVYDAGKWWQGIEPWDTLDQVCLSPNSDASKGRFVADIAGVYFVTAVVTVRTTGVLHDGSLVELLLSVNGDTTNGNGLRATKQVPIAGYFIVLSFSATVRLEPWQTLYLMIRGTGAGSFEVVNGSTFGVALIEETKYFKNVATNIVQFDNGPQLISHPPPSMSLGDDLELGVSWTCEAVANGPVRYTWLRDKKTVTSSQNLTLLNVQEADSGRYVCMAEYDTIKVFSHLAELDVFGTTPQFESKEVTYPENRNISVQLAVRALDKQRAPANVSVSIIKGNKNGAFALSRSITKGNVSLINQIPLDYEATRVYRLTLLATNLDTNKTSTANVTIILTDVNDNPPIFTSRNETSVKENVVSGTTIFQVKTVDADFGSNSIVTYHLLPGEYSGKFSIGASSGNVTLNGELDYENTTEVILRIQATDGKFLSNTTLFINVEDVNDNYPYFSQSSYSAVVPENISVGYVVIRVAAEDKDSGSNGKLTYSLVQGKNDTDALLKETFSVNSTNGAITSLKKIKLNASQEEFMFQVNVSDNGIPKKSVSANVTITVKDINDNPPIFISRNNTSVRENVANGTIIFQVKAVDADFGYNSIVTYHLLPGEYSRKFAIGLSSGNITLAGELDYENTTEVILRIQATDGKFVSNTTLFINVEDVNDNSPYFNESSYSAVVPENLPIGYVVIRVAAQDRDSGSNGQLTYSLQPEPHHADANFSINATTGAITTREVLKVHNVQEAYNFVVQVIDHGNPSLKSDTNLSIIVEDINDSPPEFKECKNFTSQEQVRARTTISRVSATDADYGSNADIAYSLDVLNPKVCTNEFEIVNDSKIQNLGMLGWGSNCTIRIKASDGEHTVFCVLALLVAEETVILARKDELPGGTIALIVIGIFLFIILVSLFIWYCRMHRRPRSPTSLPGPASYILHHPEGQEMYKQEESKGPESKGNKTTNL encoded by the exons ATGGAGAGAAAAATAGAGCTCAATGGACCcatccaaaaaagaaaactctttCAAAAATTGCTGAGAAGTATAG GGtccaatataaaaaaaactacAATGTTTCAACAGTTGACCCCTCAGCTGGTTTACCTACTCTGCTTGCTGTTTGGATTCGGCAAAG CTTATCAGGAGGTAGGAGTTTCAAGTTACCTGCAGGAGAATGCTGATCACATGCCAGATACCGGTATGACTTTGGTGAAAGGGTGGACAGTTTCCTCTTCTCGCCAAGGGATGTTTCTGTCTGCTGGAGCCGGAGAAAACGCTTTCCATGACACTTTTAAAATTCCCAAGCCTGGAATTTACTTTGTTGCTTTGAACTTGATGATTACAAATGCAAGTGATAGTAATGCCAGTTTAGTAATCAATCGTGACTTTGAAACGACCAGTGGAATCGACGGTATTTTCGGAAACACAACTGTAAATGGATCGTTAAGCCTGTCTGGCTTCCTACGCCTTTACCAAAATGATTTCCTAGCCTTGTACCTGCGTGGTTCTGGCGGAACATTATTACGTGACAGTACTTTTTCGATTCTATACATGTCAAGAATAGGGTCTGTGCCTGGTTTTCATGCTCTATTATCCCGTGACCAAATTATCCAAAATCGAGCGAAGACTCGCATTGAGAATTGGAGAGCAAGCGGAAACAAAGGATTATTCGTCCAGCGCAGTGGAACATCGCCTTCCGTAGGGATGTTCTGTGCTATCGTAGAAGGCATTCACAAGTTTACATCAAACATTAACATCCATTCTAACAGCATTTCTACGCGCTGCGCCCTCTCTTTTGAATTAAATTCAAATGTTACGCTACTTCGAAAATTCTCATCTGGTGGGTGGAAATATTCTATAGGTGTGTCGGGAGTATTCTATTTATACCGTGGAGATTGCGTTGAGCTTCAGATTGAGTTAATAAGTGGTGGGGATCTTATTCTCAAATCCGGAAGCAGTTTCTCAGGCCTCTTTCTTGGAATCAAAAGCGATGTCGATACGCAATTCTCAGTAACCTTACCCAGAGGGAATATACCAGTAGGATGGAGCAGGCTGGAAAACTCGACAATGATAAGCTCAATACGGAATTTCAAGTCAGAAAATGCGAATTCAACGCTAAATAACAACGTGTTCACTTGTGACAGCGAGGGATTGTTTTTAGTTACTGCTCTCGTAAATGTAAATTCGACATTTTCGTTGCAGGAAAATTCCTTTCGTTTACTTGTATCTGTTGGCGGTTACGTTCACGACAGCAATAGCGGACAGTTGATTGCTTGGATGAAATCATCAGGGGCAGATTCACTGATCGTAAGTGGCGTGGTTCAGCTTGGCAAGGGAGTCACAGTCAGTGTCTATACCAATTGCGATGATTGTGATGGAGTAATAATAGATGGACTTTTCAGTGTTGTCATGATTCTCCCTGATTGGCCTGGTGTTTCAGCGTCACTAAGGGACACTGTAAATCTAGAATTGACAGGATGGACGAAGTTGACACGTTGGAAAACGTCAGGCGTTCCAGGTTCGTTTTCCTTCGACAACGCCTTTTCTCCAAGCGACGGAGTTTATCGCACAAGTGTAGATGGTACATATTTTTTGTCCTGCAATGCAATTTATACCggtcaaggaaaaggaaacttGTCATTAATAATAGCCATCGATGATAACCTTGATGAAGGGAATGGATTGTTTTCGCTGAACGAAAGTCCCAATGGAGATGTTACACTCAATGTTGCTGGCTCCATCAAATTGAGGAAAAACCAAAGTGTCTCCGTTTTTGTGGCAACCACCGAACCAAAATCGTGGAACATTTCTAGCGATACTGGTTTCTCTGTGGCATTGGTTGGTTCAGAGTGTCTTTATGTACCAGGATTATTTGCAG TGAAAAGCGATGAAGGTCTTAGCCCTGGTTCTTTCAATGGAGTAATTGGTGGTTGGAGGACTATTCACGCCCAAGTTGACTCAGTATTAAAAGGAAACCGTGACGGCGCGCAATGGAATTCTACTTCAGGTCGATTTAAGGCTAACGAGGATGGCTTTTACCTTGTAGCTGCAAATGTGTTAATCCGACATTCAGGTTCATCTAAAATTACAATGAATGtattgcttgacgatggtcacAGTCAGCAAACTGCGTTGACGACGTTTCATCCTCAGGATTTTCGCAATGGTCGTTATGTAAATACTCTTACTACTGCAGGAATAACAAGGCTAAAGGCAGAGCAGAGTATCTCCATTTCTATAACAGGAGACCTCTCTTTGGAAGTGCTTCCAAACAGCAGCTTTTCTGTTGTACTCGTTTCCCGTTGGGACAGTGATTATGCTGCAGGATTCGTGTCTCATACCATTTCTCCTGAAACGGCAGAAGGCCGCGTTTATGTCTGGAGTACAACAGTAAGTAAAAGACTTCAGAAGGATGCGTTTGCCGATGTTGATATAGAGGACAGCGGTTTGTATTTTTTACAGAGCGTTGTAGCTGTGCAAGTCAACTCAAAATACACGGTTTTTAGCCAACTTAAAATAGATGACAAGGATGTCTCGAGAGGTTTCAAATCTTTGACAAGAGCAGTAGCGACAAGGACCCCCTTTTTTTTAAGTGCATTTGGGGTACTTTACCTAAGAAAAGGACAAAGCGTCATTCTTTTTACAGGATATAAAGAACCTGGCTTTTCTTTTATAAATAAGCCAGGTTCGTGGTTTTCAATGGCGAGGTTGCTAGCTCCTGCTGAAGAGCCTGGTCTTTTTCAAGCACACAAAGATGTTCAAAGAAGTTCTTTGCATCATGGCGAACCAGTGATCGGCTATAGCTCAACTGCGGGGGATCAACTTGCATACGTACACGGAAATGTTTTTAATTCAAATACAACTTCACAAAGGTATGGAGACTTTACAACAACCTTGACCGGCACCTATCTCGTATCTTTAATATTTGCAATCAGTGGAAGCGTGCCTGGAAATTTCACTGCCTGCATTGGACCACGAAGGTGTGCTGAATGTTATTTACAGGTTTCCGGGGCTCTCAGCCGATACCACAACACTTATGGATTTGTTGGGCTTGCAGACTTAACAGTGCATGAGCTAATTTCTGTTTGCTTTAAATCCAAACATACTCTTTTCACTTTAATGAGCGCGAAACGTTCCGTCCATTATTTGAGTGAACTGAATTTAAATAAAACTTTTCAACTCAAGCATCGATCGGTTGCTTTTCCTTCGAGTGGATGGCACGAGCTAACCGAGTGGAAAACAAACAGTGGTCAGCTGTTGCAAAGAGTTCATGTGGTTGTGGGGGGACTATATGTCCTTTGTGCTAACTTGGAAATGAAAGCTGCTGTGCCAGGGCTTGTTGGAGTTAAATTTGAAGCAATAGGGTTGTCAAATATAGAATTAATGTTGACTTTAGCCAGCGTAAAGGCAGATTCCACGGAATCGCTTAGTGTTTCTGTTGTTTCTCGCCTTAATACGTCTGACGTGATTGCCGTTTCTCAATACTCAAGTTCAGGTTTGTTGGACATCGGTGACAACGCTACATTCTTTGCTGCATTGTTAACAAACGAAAACGATAATGCTTGTTTATTGCTTCGGTCCCGTAAGAGCGTCTACGATGCTGGAAAATGGTGGCAAGGTATCGAGCCGTGGGATACTCTTGATCAAGTATGTCTGTCGCCAAACTCGGATGCGAGTAAAGGAAGATTTGTTGCTGACATAGCTGGTGTGTATTTTGTCACTGCTGTTGTTACAGTGAGGACCACAGGTGTATTGCACGACGGCAG TTTGGTCGAACTCCTGCTATCAGTCAACGGAGATACGACAAATGGAAATGGTTTACGGGCCACAAAACAAGTTCCGATTGCTGGTTATTTTATTGTCCTCAGCTTCTCTGCTACCGTCCGTTTGGAACCGTGGCAAACGTTATACCTAATGATCAGAGGCACTGGCGCTGGTTCATTTGAAGTTGTCAATGGAAGCACTTTTGGTGTTGCTTTGATAG AGGAAACAAAGTACTTCAAAAACGTGGCAACGAACATCGTTCAGTTTGACAATGGTCCTCAGCTCATAAGTCACCCGCCACCGTCCATGAGTCTTGGAGATGATCTAGAATTAGGTGTTTCTTGGACTTGCGAAGCAGTTGCAAATGGCCCTGTGAGGTACACGTGGTTGAGAGACAAAAAG aCTGTAACATCCTCTCAAAACCTGACTCTGTTAAATGTCCAAGAGGCCGACTCTGGTCGATATGTCTGCATGGCGGAATATGACACCATTAAAGTTTTCTCCCACCTCGCTGAACTTGATGTCTTCG GAACCACCCCACAATTTGAGAGCAAGGAAGTAACTTATCCAGAGAACAGAAATATTTCCGTTCAACTTGCCGTCCGTGCTTTGGACAAGCAGCGAGCCCCCGCCAACGTCTCCGTCTCGATAATCAAGG GAAACAAGAATGGCGCTTTTGCACTTTCCCGGTCAATAACAAAAGGAAACGTCTCTCTGATAAATCAAATCCCATTGGATTACGAGGCCACCAGAGTGTACCGTTTAACACTCCTTGCTACTAACCTAGACACCAACAAAACAAGCACAGCCAATGTCACGATTATTTTAACAGATGTCAATGATAACCCACCGATATTCACCAGCAG AAATGAGACATCTGTCAAGGAAAACGTGGTAAGTGGTACCACCATCTTTCAAGTAAAAACCGTTGATGCAGACTTTGGCAGCAATTCCATAGTAACATATCATCTTCTGCCTGGTGAATATTCTGGAAAGTTTTCTATTGGTGCTTCATCCGGAAATGTCACTCTGAATGGGGAGCTGGATTACGAAAACACGACTGAAGTCATTCTTCGTATCCAAGCAACCGatggaaaatttctttcaaacacGACACTGTTTATAAATGTGGAAGACGTCAATGAtaattatccatatttcagCCAGAGTTCATATTCAGCTGTTGTGCCTGAAAACATTTCCGTCGGCTACGTAGTAATCAGAGTAGCAGCAGAGGATAAAGACAGTGGATCAAATGGAAAACTAACGTACTCATTGGTGCAGGGTAAAAACGATACTGATGCACTTCTGAAAGAAACGTTTTCGGTAAATTCAACAAACGGAGCTATCacaagtttaaagaaaattaaGTTAAATGCGTCTCAAGAAGAATTCATGTTTCAAGTAAATGTGTCTGATAATGGCATTCCCAAGAAGTCAGTTTCCGCGAACGTTACAATTACTGTGAAAGATATCAATGATAACCCACCAATATTCATTTCAAG AAATAACACATCGGTCAGGGAAAATGTTGCAAATGGTACCATCATATTCCAGGTAAAAGCCGTTGATGCAGACTTTGGCTACAATTCCATAGTAACATATCATCTGTTGCCTGGTGAATATTCTAGAAAGTTTGCTATTGGTTTATCATCCGGGAATATTACTCTCGCTGGAGAGCTGGACTACGAAAACACGACTGAAGTCATTCTTCGTATCCAGGCAACGGACGGAAAATTTGTTTCGAACACAACGCTGTTTATAAATGTAGAAGATGTCAATGATAATTCTCCATATTTTAACGAGAGTTCCTATTCAGCTGTAGTACCTGAAAACCTCCCCATCGGCTACGTGGTAATCAGAGTAGCAGCACAGGATAGAGACAGTGGATCAAATGGACAATTAACATACTCATTGCAGCCAGAGCCACACCATGCCGATGCAAATTTTTCTATCAACGCTACAACTGGAGCCATCACAACGCGGGAAGTATTAAAAGTACACAATGTGCAAGAAGCCTATAACTTCGTTGTTCAGGTCATTGATCATGGCAACCCGAGTTTAAAATCCGACACAAACCTCTCTATCATTGTTGAGGACATAAACGACTCACCTCCAGAATTCAAAGAATGCAAAAATTTTACTTCGCAAGAACAAGTCAGGGCAAGAACAACTATATCACGTGTTTCCGCTACTGATGCAGACTACGGATCAAATGCCGACATTGCTTATTCTCTCGATGTTTTAAACCCGAAAGTTTGCACAAATGAGTTTGAAATAGTTAATGATAGCAAGATACAAAACCTGGGAATGCTGGGCTGGGGTTCGAATTGTACCATCAGAATCAAAGCCAGCGATGGAGAACACACAGTTTTTTGTGTTCTTGCTCTTCTTGTTGCTGAGGAAACTGTAATCCTAGCTCGAAAAG